The sequence CCCTCCCTATCCTTTGTCGGAGGCTCAGTGTAAGTTCAACAACATTTGCCTTTGCCAATACAATCCATCTCAGCTTTTTACATAATAGTTGATGTTTACTGCGTATGTACTTTACATAAGATTCAAATGGTCAATTGGTATCTTTTaagatgaatatatatatatatcagaagCATTTGTTTCAGTCATCATGAATAATTGAACTAACTTTACATAcctatttataatatttgtttgtttcttttagtaaacaaaataaagatatttGGAGCGTCTCTCTCTTGAATCTCAGTTAAGTTAAGAGAGCCTATGGAGTTATGGATTCCACTTAGTTAACAACTAATTAGCAGTCTTACAGTTTTGGGGATGTAGTCAAAGGTTATTATTTAGACCAATCGGTCATAGTACATATATCAAAGCTTTTTCTTCTAAATAACAACTAATACACCTATTATGCAGTTTTTGTTCGGACCCTTTCTAACAAACAATTTTTCGTTTATATaccaaaatttcaaatatttcttcTCAAGTTAGTTTGGTATAAGTATCCGACATAGAAGCTTCAGCTTCACCAACCATGTATTcagcaaacaaaaaaagttgATTTCAAAGAAATGTAGTTAAATAATGGAAATATTCAGCTAGGCTATAACGCTCATGCCGATAGACAGACTTCCATTTTTCCATTTGCTCAAGAAAATAtccaatcattttttttattttttgatacaAAAGATGTCCAATCATAAACATAAGAAACCACCAGTTTGTATGACTCTCCACATGTTCGGCTATATCTTCTTATTAGTGTACAACATTCACTTGAGACTAAGAATAAAACACAGTAATTAGAGAATTATGCTGAAGTTCGTACACACTCACttatgttttgtaaattttcttttactgCAAGCAGTAGCGGTCCTGAATTTCTAAAGACCAGaagctttttttaaaaaaaaggccGTTTAGGACATATCCATGGTTCGAACTCAGGGTGCATGGATTCCTACTTCACTAATAACGCCACTGGGCTAATGAagtatttatgaaaaattggccaaaatttttatatatatttgagggCCGGAAGCCCATGCTTCTGCAGCTTCTTATCAGGGCCGGGCCTGACTGCAAGTATAAACTACAACTGAAGATTATATCAGTTCTTTTGCCAAACTTATGGTTAGTTCCCTTCCTACACAACCATTATCAATCATTTCATATgtttatgttaaattttaaaagaaaattataaaaccaTATAATCCGCGTGTAGCGCGGACACAAACCTAGTCCTTTATAAATGGCCTAATTACCACCTAATGATTTTTTAACTTTAGTTTTCATAAAAGCAAGCAATAAACTATAACCTCAAACTTTAAGAAGCtgcatttttttagagaaagcAATGCCAATCCAATCAGGCAATGAACAAGACCAGTACAACTAGTTTATTTCCGAGCCAGCAGAGTAAACCGACATAGGATCAATCCCATCCGAGTAAATATGCTTACAACTCTGTAGAGCCCAAGCTAGACCATTAACACTACCCTGGTGCCGTTCCAGCTCCGCAACAGGCATCTTCGGCGACCGAATATCAAGAATCACAACCTTATTCGAATCCATCAGATTCGTCGCCATGTACCTCAAGTCTTGCTTGTTCCACGCGATTCTTAACAGAGGCGTATCTGCCTGTGGGCTCTCGTAGATAATAGTGTAGTGTTCCTTGTCGTGCAAGTCAAAAGATCCTGACGGACCCATCGGCGGAGGCAGACGCAAAGACTCTAGCTTCTCCCCACGCGCTGTCATGAACCTTATTATCGTGCGCTAGTTTTCGAGGACGCTTCCGATGGCGATGCGGTGGTTTGAGGGGGCTCCGGAGTGGAGTGAAGTGAAGGCAATGGCGTAGAGTGGGTAAGGAGCCGGAACTGAGTTATACAGGATTTGATTCGGTGTACACAACCACATCTCTCGTTCTTCGGACGGAAAGTTAAATGGTTAGTGTCAGTACGACCAAGGGTGACGGGGTGCGTATCCGGGCTAAACCCTCTGTCTTAATcagtaactagattttgatctgtGCAACTGCacgaatatttattttaatatatacatatatcattagcagtatatatttttaacattaattgtatatttaaaattttatatgacCCTTTCaaacataacaattttatattttatatgttatttatttaattgtttcaaactgttacatttatttttaatttttattttattagatttgCATTTGATTATTAGACGAATTGATATATGAATGACAGAACATATCTGAagattattttgtatttaaattatatattattttcattatatatttgcatatgtatattttatattttaattgaaatatgaaataaatattcaattatttagtattttatttatatttacgaaatttttgaatataaataattatttaggatttttaaaaataattaattagtaactgattttatttgatatttagTAATATATTAATAGTAGACAATTTTGGAGacgttttttttaaaatacaattcatgctattttattaaaatattaataagatCTTGTGTGATTAGGTTCATTATTCATATTCCATTATAATGAGTATTAAATTTTGATCTACACTTTCAAAAAGCctgattatttttaa comes from Brassica rapa cultivar Chiifu-401-42 chromosome A02, CAAS_Brap_v3.01, whole genome shotgun sequence and encodes:
- the LOC103855074 gene encoding protein TRANSPARENT TESTA GLABRA 1-like; protein product: MTARGEKLESLRLPPPMGPSGSFDLHDKEHYTIIYESPQADTPLLRIAWNKQDLRYMATNLMDSNKVVILDIRSPKMPVAELERHQGSVNGLAWALQSCKHIYSDGIDPMSVYSAGSEIN